Genomic window (Penaeus vannamei isolate JL-2024 chromosome 22, ASM4276789v1, whole genome shotgun sequence):
aaaaatatgtataatgcaGTAGATGATTGAGATAATTTCAGTGCTTTTGAGTTTTTGTGGTTTATTTGTTAACCCAATGCCGACGGGAAAAAGTATTTTGATAATTGTTTCTGGACATATAGGACTCTGCCtgtgcttagccacaaagtagtagatcttgtgacctcacctttccttgaaatagcaggaaaacactttcttttttactaatggtattaatattgacacttattttgctataaacattatgattactatattgttattgacattactaatggCAGTATCAAATACttgaaaatatcaaaatcaaagaaaagggtaaacaggtgagacaggtaattCTCGTGATTGGCTCATGGGTGACTTAGTACTTCTGGAGCCCTCATGTAAAAAAATTACTAAAACACAGTCggcatggcatgtacgcacatgccatcTCTGATGGTATGTGGTTAATAAGAATTTTATTTTACTCACACAAATAACTTTACCGACAGACAATCCTTATAGGATGGAGTCAAATTATTCACATACCATGTAAAGCTGCTGTTCATTCCATTGCAGAAAAGGTTTGTGGATGAAGCTTTTGAGAGAACATATGACTTCAAGTAACACCAAAGCGGAACCAAGGATCTGTTCCGACCATTTTCGCTCAAGTGACATAGTGAGGACATCCCCCCAGCCAGAACTGTCAGCTGAGGCTCTTCCCCATGTCCAGGGCAGTGACAAGAGAGGCATGTAAAGCTGCTTTTGAGAAAAATCCTAATAAACATTACTACAGCCTTTTTATATTTAGGTGTCATCTTGACACATTTGTTCTGTCAATAGATGTTAGGAGAGAGTTAAAAGAAGTTGGATTGAACCTTATTTTTGATTGTGACCATGAGTACTACACAATAAGGTATAAGGCCAATATGccattttttgctttttatgttcCTGAATTATAATTCAATATGATTTTGAGATGATTGGACTGGAGCAGTAAGATTGACCAGGCCTTTACTGAGGCTGAGAGAGTCAGAGGACCCTGAGAGTGAAGAGTTGGAGAAACTGGGTGCTCCTCAGGCTGCCTCAGGCAGGCCACAGCTTACTCAATCTTAGAGTCTGATGAAAAGGTTTCTTTTAACAGAAAATATAATGTGTTATTTTTGATGATTACAGCTATTTCAGAGTTTAAAATTACTTTGAAGAAGAAAACTAAGAATTTGATAGTTTCTTCAGGGTGTACATACTGACTTTAAAAGAACAAATAGCctgaataatgatttttttctctcttttctatatatGGAGTGTTAGTCTTGTGCACAATGTTCAGTTCAAGATGAAATACACTTAGTGTTGAAGAGGTGTTCAGCGTTGATATGACAAGTTCCAGTAAAGTCAAAGAATCTCAGGgctaaataaaaagagagggaagtaaaTAAATTCAAGAAAACAAGATGCCATTGAACAGATAAAGATGAGGCAAAATTTCTAAAGAAAAAAGCTACAAAAACCAGTGAAAGTCATGCATGATGGAGGGTGTATTAAAAGGTGAACTGACTAAGGTAGAAAAGCAAAGAACATCAGAGACTCCAGAGATTAGTTTCGATGCCCCCAAATTCCAACCTATAAAGCGATTTAGAGGAAGCAGGGTGGCCACAAAGAGGCACCTTTATTCTCCCTTGCAGTACCAAGTGACACTGACTGTAACACTAAATTAAGATCCatgaacagacagaaaaggaTGTTCATCAACTGTGCTGTTCAACAACAGAGACCCAGTCTGATCATTAGAAAGCTGGAGAAGTAGACAAGATCAGACATCAGAAGctaaacaaaaaagacagatagagagtgccAAATGATTATGGCACACAGTTTAGCCTCTAGGCTGAAGAAGGTATttcaacaataaatacaataaaataccaGGCAAATTATGGAAAGTGGGAAGAACATAAATACCTCTCAAATGGAATATCATATGAGAATACTCAATTATGTGATTCTTAGTAAATTGAATCTGGAAAAGAGGATTTTCCTGAAGATGATATGCTTGATGTTCAAAGTGAAAGTGAGGAAGACTTTGGTAATTCTGAGAGTCCCTCTGCCATAAAAGGACTGAGTATCATGGAAGAAGGAAGTGGCCCAGGTTCAGGATCAGAAATGTCTCTGGGCCCAGAAGGGAAAACAAAGGTGCAGATAGTCAATACTGGTGAGACATCTATGGTAAATGGCAAAGAGAACCTCATTTACCATGTGATAACTACCACAGGAGGTACATCAACAGTGACGCCACTCACAGTACCCAAGGAAGTGAGCAGTGACCAgaatgaagaaagtgaagaagtaCCATCTACATCacagacagaaaagggaggaggggatgctgCGGTGCCACGGCAAAACTTGAAGAGAGCAGCAGCATCAAGAACGCAGAGCATGAAGAACAAAAGGATAGTTAGGTAAGGAGACCCAGGACAAAGAAAGGAGAGTTGTCTGAGTAATGTCCCAATTATTTATGCACATCTTTATATTCCTGTTTACTTTTGTATTGACTTTCTCATAGATTATTAGCCTTCCATATCTCCATCCCTTGTCCAACCCTCTGTTTcccccttttctattctttttatgctctttctcactttcttgttatctccattctttcctctccacaagtgcacatgcatgcacactcccacactcatgcactcacacactcacacactcaaacacacactcatgcactcacacactcaaacacacactcatgcactcacacactcacacactcatgcactcactcactcactcactcactcactcactcactcactcactcactcactcactcactcactcactcactcactcactcactcactctctcactcactcactctctctctctctctctctctctctctctctctctctctctctctctctctctctctctctctctctctctctctctctctctctctttctctctctctctctctctctctctctcatatgcacacacacacacacacacacacacacacacacacacacacacacacacacacacacacacacacacacacacacacacacacacacacacacacacacacacacacacacacacacacacacacaaataagagagctctctctctctactctctctctctctctctctctctctctctctctctctctctctctctctctctctctctctctctctctctctctctctctctctctctctctctctctctgctgccttgCCCTTGCTACTCaatcactccactcactcactcactcactcactcctctgctcctcactcactcactcactcactcactcactcactcactctcctcactcactgctcactcactcactcactcactcacacacacacacacacacacacacacacacacacacacacacacacacacacacacacacacacacacacacacacacacacacacacatacacacatacacacacacacacacacacacacacacacacacacacacacacacacacacacacacacacacacacacacacacacacacacacacacacacacacacaaataaaagactctctctctctctctctctctctctctctctctctctctctctctctctctctctctctctctctctctctctctctctctctctctctctctctctctctctccctctgctttctctctctctctccctctccctctcctctccctctccctctccctcctccccctcccactcccactcctccctctttcactctcccactctctccctctctccctctctctccctccctcatt
Coding sequences:
- the LOC113809439 gene encoding uncharacterized protein, which codes for MEDRGGIEVAQTGCCITKCKNSAFLADVVLFTFPNEAERKGLWMKLLREHMTSSNTKAEPRICSDHFRSSDIVRTSPQPELSAEALPHVQGSDKRDVRRELKEVGLNLIFDCDHEYYTIRPLLRLRESEDPESEELEKLGAPQAASVPSDTDCNTKLRSMNRQKRMFINCAVQQQRPKDFPEDDMLDVQSESEEDFGNSESPSAIKGLSIMEEGSGPGSGSEMSLGPEGKTKVQIVNTGETSMVNGKENLIYHVITTTGGTSTVTPLTVPKEVSSDQNEESEEVPSTSQTEKGGGDAAVPRQNLKRAAASRTQSMKNKRIVRTYNQKLGALRQQYSRAVQELRKRRLYTLADLVCGASRFLTEEQLVFFTLQLKSGCHNMQGVRYSVREKILALAFYLQSPALYKWLRAIFHLPTKLILERWLEGIAKSDPDTAKRLMYHVYTKYIFKQ